A part of Aegilops tauschii subsp. strangulata cultivar AL8/78 chromosome 2, Aet v6.0, whole genome shotgun sequence genomic DNA contains:
- the LOC109751705 gene encoding uncharacterized protein, with amino-acid sequence MQGRRRRADQGSDPCQSLAPLAIRSRQCVLYMLMGAANCTISPYVDKFHLFWDQNCRGDFHNLYCLISLSETTILLSKVMDMLTIYLHYEDANQEAKILQRSMMRLATMMSTNYKFNKIHHHHKTLLLILCQR; translated from the exons ATGCAGGGGCGGAGACGAAGGGCCGATCAGGGGTCAGACCCCTGCCAATCGCTAGCCCCCCTAGCGATTCGTAGCAGACAGTGTGTACTGTATATGCTAATGGGGGCAGCTAATTGCACAATTAGCCCATACGTAGACAA GTTTCATCTGTTCTGGGACCAAAATTGCCGAGGGGACTTCCACAACTTGTATTGCTTGATTTCCCTGTCTGAGACTACAATCTTGTTGTCCAAG gtGATGGACATGCTGACCATATACCTGCACTATGAAGATGCAAATCAGGAAGCCAAAATTTTACAAAGATCCATGATGAG GTTGGCAACCATGATGTCAACCAATTACAAATTCAACAAAATTCATCATCACCACAAGACCTTGTTATTGATTCTGTGCCAGAG GTGA